The Candidatus Nanohalovita haloferacivicina genome has a window encoding:
- a CDS encoding DUF63 family protein: MIEKLLNFLWKYIAGPIIADAKNAETAVWNGVTAQTGYNLFNTVTWAVLAAFFGYFIYREFDRRDISFTPETVVASVPFILIGGMLRFIEDAGVLVFFLRPFLITPIIYFVIAGIYLASFVGAIKISEKYGKSRERVLAEIGTLFLTPVAFYTFYLLFQFGINWSLLLISLLIPGVLTAGFYWLFRDTGFGEAPYYLIAFSQFFGGAVSMVSVSQGYVQKQLLAQFSTQLFGAPGILVVKTGLLAAVLYIMQDMEDDEITEAILVLALTVVGLATGLRVLLRLVAGI; the protein is encoded by the coding sequence ATGATAGAGAAACTTCTCAACTTCCTCTGGAAATACATCGCAGGACCTATAATAGCAGATGCAAAAAACGCCGAAACCGCTGTATGGAACGGAGTGACCGCTCAAACTGGCTACAACCTTTTCAACACCGTAACATGGGCGGTACTTGCAGCGTTCTTCGGCTACTTTATTTACAGGGAATTCGACCGGAGGGATATCAGTTTCACTCCGGAAACAGTTGTAGCCTCGGTACCTTTCATCCTGATTGGCGGGATGCTCCGATTTATCGAAGACGCCGGGGTTCTTGTATTCTTCCTCAGGCCTTTCCTGATAACCCCGATAATCTACTTCGTGATAGCCGGAATATACTTGGCATCGTTTGTAGGAGCGATCAAGATCTCAGAAAAGTACGGCAAAAGCCGTGAAAGAGTTCTGGCCGAGATCGGAACACTGTTCCTGACGCCCGTAGCTTTCTACACTTTCTACCTGTTGTTCCAGTTCGGAATCAACTGGAGCCTACTCCTAATATCCTTGCTTATTCCAGGAGTGTTGACCGCTGGATTTTACTGGCTTTTCAGAGATACGGGATTCGGGGAAGCTCCTTACTACCTTATTGCTTTCAGCCAGTTCTTCGGCGGAGCAGTAAGCATGGTAAGTGTTTCTCAAGGGTATGTGCAGAAACAGTTGCTGGCTCAGTTCTCCACCCAGCTATTCGGAGCACCAGGAATACTGGTAGTTAAGACCGGATTATTGGCTGCTGTCCTATACATAATGCAGGATATGGAAGACGATGAAATAACTGAAGCCATACTTGTACTTGCGTTAACAGTTGTCGGCCTGGCAACAGGGCTCAGAGTCCTCCTGAGATTAGTGGCAGGAATATGA
- a CDS encoding ArsR/SmtB family transcription factor: MDYNSYSKFFNALASENRLKILDILREQDRTVSEISEIAAVEQSSVSHHLRCLRNCGFVQRKVDGNKRIYTINSEAVEKLFSGVEEHIENHENGIYTCEILKDERGEQ; this comes from the coding sequence ATGGATTATAATTCATATAGCAAATTTTTCAACGCATTAGCCAGCGAAAACAGACTGAAAATACTCGACATACTCAGAGAACAGGACAGAACAGTATCCGAAATATCAGAAATAGCTGCCGTTGAACAAAGCTCGGTCTCACATCACCTTCGATGCCTCAGGAACTGCGGATTTGTCCAGAGAAAAGTTGACGGCAACAAAAGAATCTATACTATCAATTCAGAAGCGGTGGAAAAACTTTTCTCAGGCGTAGAAGAACACATCGAGAACCATGAAAACGGCATCTATACCTGTGAAATACTCAAAGACGAACGAGGAGAACAATGA
- the merA gene encoding mercury(II) reductase, with protein MTDYDLIIVGGGAAAFAAANKANQLEKQTLMINDPHDLPLGGTCVNVGCVPSKTLLHQGEENYYPKNSDFRAINLEGNADLVEAIEETNEMVDGFREGNYEKVIDKQDYVDLVDGRAKFKDENTVEVNGEKYSADRFLIATGASTFEPPIDGIEEVDYLTNESVLELDYQPERVVVIGGGPLGLEWSQIFHHFDIEVVVLERNDRFLQREDPLISEEIEKHLSNEGIEMHSSAETQKVQEENGQKIIEAEIDGEKQVFKADEIFLATGIDPNTDDLNTEEAGIETDDRGFVEINNRMETSQNHIYAAGDVTGELPLETVAAKQGSFAAQNMFEDSTESEDSARSSEHESSPSAVKEINYDEIPHAVFTSPQVASVGMTEQEYMEEYDTCLCSAVRMDQVEKAEAIKDTRGIARMVIDHETEEVLGFHIVGPMSADIITTATYAVKNQMTIDEIRDTTHIFPTLSEVVKKAAQSFDADLDEMACCVE; from the coding sequence ATGACTGACTACGACCTAATCATAGTAGGTGGCGGTGCAGCAGCCTTTGCAGCCGCCAACAAAGCCAACCAACTCGAAAAACAAACTTTGATGATAAACGACCCCCACGATCTTCCTCTCGGGGGAACCTGCGTAAATGTCGGCTGCGTCCCCTCAAAGACGCTACTACATCAAGGAGAGGAAAACTACTACCCGAAAAACTCAGATTTCCGAGCTATCAACCTCGAAGGAAACGCAGACCTCGTAGAAGCAATCGAAGAAACCAACGAAATGGTTGACGGATTCAGGGAAGGAAACTACGAGAAAGTAATCGATAAACAAGACTATGTAGACCTTGTAGATGGCAGAGCCAAGTTCAAAGATGAGAATACAGTAGAAGTAAACGGCGAAAAATACTCCGCAGACCGATTCCTGATAGCCACAGGAGCATCCACATTTGAACCACCGATCGATGGCATAGAAGAAGTGGATTATCTCACGAACGAATCAGTCCTAGAGCTTGACTACCAGCCCGAGAGAGTGGTTGTTATTGGTGGCGGACCGCTTGGACTCGAATGGAGCCAGATATTCCACCACTTCGACATAGAAGTAGTAGTTCTCGAAAGAAACGACAGATTCCTCCAAAGAGAAGACCCGCTAATCTCTGAGGAGATAGAGAAACATCTCAGCAACGAAGGAATAGAAATGCACTCCTCAGCAGAAACACAAAAAGTCCAAGAAGAAAACGGACAGAAAATCATAGAAGCAGAGATAGATGGCGAAAAACAGGTCTTCAAAGCAGACGAAATCTTTTTAGCAACAGGCATCGACCCAAACACAGACGACCTGAACACGGAAGAAGCAGGAATAGAAACAGATGACAGAGGTTTCGTAGAGATAAACAATCGGATGGAGACCTCTCAGAACCATATCTATGCTGCAGGCGATGTAACAGGAGAACTTCCTCTGGAGACTGTAGCAGCCAAGCAAGGAAGTTTCGCAGCCCAGAATATGTTCGAAGACTCGACGGAATCAGAGGATTCCGCTCGATCGAGCGAACATGAAAGTTCGCCGAGTGCAGTGAAGGAGATTAATTACGATGAAATACCTCACGCCGTTTTTACATCTCCACAAGTTGCCTCAGTAGGTATGACCGAGCAGGAATATATGGAGGAGTATGATACCTGTCTATGTTCTGCTGTAAGGATGGACCAGGTGGAGAAGGCGGAGGCTATCAAAGACACCAGGGGAATTGCTCGGATGGTTATCGACCACGAAACAGAAGAAGTCCTCGGATTCCATATAGTAGGACCGATGTCAGCCGATATAATTACCACAGCAACCTACGCAGTCAAAAACCAGATGACTATAGACGAAATCAGAGACACAACCCATATCTTCCCAACTCTAAGCGAAGTCGTGAAAAAAGCAGCACAGAGCTTCGACGCCGACCTCGACGAAATGGCCTGCTGCGTGGAGTGA
- a CDS encoding DUF3105 domain-containing protein, producing MTEHKCEKCGKTFDSEKALEQHQEDYDHSKEKEDDKGLKERIMTSNYTGLAIIGILLVGLTVGGYYALSPSNTSAGDGYSHSHTAEIGSQAPDSSFTTVNGEEFKLSKYSGEKRMIWLYATWCPSCYKGAQVLQARNEQLKDMKIIALKTKGNAGYSGPSTQQFADKYAPETLNKENWVWGKASQELTNIYNPQNTPDIIWLVKPNGEIYAKTAAPAARINQITRFAQKNFNNTEEISLGKEVEIMGRNHISTGEQVNNYNSNPPTSGPHYQRPAETGFYSKKLPDERLVHNIEHGQIWISYNNITSETRKQLEQLAQNYPKAVIVTKRPENNAKIAVASWGRLMELNSYDKQKVVKYIKAYINKSPEPFAKLPN from the coding sequence ATGACAGAGCACAAATGCGAGAAATGCGGTAAGACATTCGACTCAGAAAAAGCACTCGAACAACACCAAGAAGATTATGACCACAGCAAAGAGAAAGAAGACGATAAAGGTCTGAAGGAAAGGATAATGACCTCGAACTACACAGGCTTAGCAATAATAGGCATACTCCTCGTAGGTCTTACAGTAGGAGGATACTACGCCCTGAGTCCTTCAAACACATCTGCTGGTGATGGATACAGTCATTCACATACTGCTGAGATAGGCAGCCAAGCACCTGATTCTTCGTTCACTACAGTCAACGGCGAAGAATTCAAGCTCTCCAAATACAGCGGAGAGAAAAGAATGATATGGCTTTACGCAACCTGGTGTCCAAGCTGTTACAAAGGAGCACAAGTCCTCCAAGCCCGAAACGAACAACTCAAGGATATGAAGATAATCGCCTTGAAAACGAAAGGAAACGCAGGATACTCAGGACCATCAACACAGCAGTTCGCCGATAAATACGCACCAGAAACCCTGAACAAAGAGAACTGGGTCTGGGGAAAGGCTTCACAGGAACTAACCAACATCTATAACCCTCAGAACACTCCTGATATAATCTGGCTGGTAAAACCTAACGGAGAGATTTACGCCAAGACAGCAGCACCAGCAGCACGAATCAACCAGATAACAAGGTTCGCCCAGAAAAACTTCAACAACACAGAAGAAATCAGCCTCGGAAAAGAAGTAGAAATAATGGGCAGAAACCACATTTCAACAGGCGAACAGGTCAACAACTACAACTCCAATCCTCCAACATCAGGACCTCACTACCAGAGACCAGCAGAAACAGGGTTCTACAGCAAGAAACTGCCTGACGAAAGACTTGTCCACAACATCGAACACGGACAAATCTGGATAAGCTACAACAACATCACTTCAGAAACCAGGAAACAGTTAGAACAACTGGCACAGAACTATCCTAAAGCCGTTATAGTGACAAAGCGTCCAGAGAACAACGCCAAGATAGCGGTAGCCTCCTGGGGAAGACTGATGGAGCTTAACAGCTACGACAAGCAAAAAGTCGTGAAATACATCAAGGCCTACATCAACAAATCTCCAGAACCATTTGCCAAACTACCCAACTAA
- a CDS encoding heavy metal translocating P-type ATPase, translating into MSDEHDKSHDEDLKEDEAEFMVPEMDCASCAAKIENSLDNIEGINEYSALTTVGKVTVNYNSSKISEFELIDAIESVGYSVKNKDNEGAGHNQSNGGDIEEEGRKSVWKSSRAIKTWIAGIFLGAGLLFKFGVLQDFQIAQFLGREFFIAEILFLAGIASGSPVILRNGYYSAKKLNLDIDFLMSTAILSAVSASFAFGAELYFEAATLVFLFNVAELLETYSMDKARNSLRELMNLSPDTATVKRDGEETEIPVEQVKIGDIVITRPGEKIPMDGEVIDGESAVNQAPITGESMPVDKKQGDEVYAGTINEEGYLEIEVTKDSSDNTLSKIVQMVEDAESSQTKREQFVERFSEYYTPFMVTLAVLTATVPPLLLGMSWTTWFLAGITMLVLACPCAFVISTPVTVVSGITSAAKNGVLIKGGKHLEATGEIEAIAFDKTGTLTKGELAVTDIVPVNGKNEEDVLKCARGLETRSEHPLGDAIIKAAQSRGIEPENIQNFESITGKGVKAKLAGKEHYAGKPDLFSEKGFNLKHVHTAMTSGEISSKSRELCERNDCMDLLDEKVPELQSQGKTVIVVGNEDRVEGLIAVADKVREEAAETIERLHEQGIKTMMLTGDNERTGKAIAEQVGVGEYHAELLPEQKVEKIQSLVEKYDGVAMVGDGVNDAPALATATVGVAMGAAGTDTALETADVALMGDDLSKIPYLYKLSHTANGVIRQNIYSSLLVKLLLAIGVPLQIVTVAIAVLIGDAGMTVGVTGNAMRLSRIEAE; encoded by the coding sequence ATGAGTGACGAACACGACAAAAGTCATGATGAGGACTTGAAAGAAGATGAGGCCGAGTTCATGGTTCCTGAGATGGACTGTGCATCTTGTGCCGCCAAGATAGAAAATTCACTTGACAATATTGAGGGTATAAACGAATATAGCGCTTTAACAACCGTTGGAAAAGTCACAGTTAACTACAATTCTTCAAAGATTTCCGAATTTGAACTAATTGATGCTATAGAAAGCGTAGGCTACAGTGTGAAGAATAAAGATAATGAAGGAGCAGGACATAACCAAAGTAACGGCGGAGACATAGAAGAAGAAGGTAGAAAAAGCGTCTGGAAAAGCAGTAGAGCTATCAAGACATGGATAGCAGGGATCTTCCTTGGCGCAGGCCTCTTATTCAAGTTCGGGGTGTTACAGGACTTCCAGATAGCCCAATTTCTGGGCAGAGAGTTCTTCATCGCCGAGATACTTTTCCTGGCCGGGATCGCTTCAGGAAGCCCTGTAATATTGCGTAACGGTTATTATTCGGCGAAAAAACTGAACCTAGACATAGATTTCTTGATGAGCACGGCAATCCTCAGCGCCGTTTCAGCCAGCTTTGCGTTCGGAGCCGAACTCTACTTCGAGGCCGCAACCCTGGTGTTCCTGTTCAATGTAGCCGAGTTACTGGAGACTTACTCTATGGATAAGGCTCGGAACTCGCTCCGCGAACTGATGAATCTCTCACCCGACACCGCCACAGTGAAGAGAGATGGAGAAGAAACAGAGATACCCGTTGAACAGGTAAAAATCGGAGACATCGTCATAACTAGACCTGGCGAGAAAATCCCAATGGACGGAGAAGTTATCGACGGCGAAAGCGCTGTCAACCAGGCACCGATCACCGGAGAATCGATGCCAGTGGACAAGAAACAAGGCGACGAAGTCTACGCAGGGACGATCAACGAGGAAGGATACCTTGAGATAGAAGTGACTAAGGACTCGTCAGACAACACATTATCGAAGATCGTTCAGATGGTTGAGGATGCGGAGTCAAGCCAGACCAAGAGAGAACAGTTCGTGGAACGGTTCTCCGAATACTACACACCATTCATGGTAACGCTCGCAGTTTTAACAGCTACTGTACCGCCCCTACTCCTCGGTATGTCGTGGACAACATGGTTCCTAGCCGGTATCACGATGCTCGTGCTAGCATGTCCATGCGCCTTCGTAATATCGACACCTGTAACAGTCGTATCCGGTATCACAAGCGCAGCGAAAAACGGTGTGCTGATCAAAGGTGGAAAACACCTAGAAGCCACAGGAGAAATCGAGGCAATCGCCTTCGACAAAACAGGCACCCTCACAAAAGGAGAGCTTGCCGTCACCGATATAGTACCAGTAAACGGCAAGAACGAAGAAGATGTCCTGAAATGCGCCCGAGGACTCGAAACTCGGAGCGAACACCCTCTTGGAGACGCCATCATCAAGGCAGCACAGTCCAGAGGTATTGAACCAGAGAACATCCAGAATTTCGAAAGCATCACAGGCAAAGGAGTAAAAGCAAAACTAGCTGGAAAAGAACACTACGCCGGTAAACCCGATCTTTTCAGCGAAAAAGGATTCAACCTCAAACATGTGCACACAGCCATGACCTCTGGAGAAATCAGCTCCAAAAGCCGAGAGCTATGCGAAAGAAACGACTGCATGGATCTACTCGATGAAAAAGTACCTGAACTCCAGAGCCAGGGCAAAACCGTTATCGTAGTAGGAAACGAAGATCGTGTAGAAGGATTAATAGCGGTTGCCGACAAAGTACGGGAAGAAGCAGCAGAAACAATCGAAAGACTTCACGAACAGGGCATCAAAACCATGATGCTTACAGGCGACAACGAGAGAACAGGAAAAGCGATCGCTGAGCAAGTAGGTGTCGGAGAGTACCACGCAGAGCTTCTACCCGAACAAAAAGTGGAGAAGATACAGTCACTGGTGGAAAAGTATGACGGCGTTGCGATGGTTGGCGATGGCGTGAACGATGCACCCGCACTCGCAACAGCAACTGTAGGAGTCGCAATGGGCGCGGCAGGAACAGACACCGCACTGGAGACAGCAGATGTCGCACTCATGGGCGATGACCTCTCGAAAATACCGTACCTCTACAAACTCTCCCATACCGCAAACGGCGTGATACGACAGAACATCTACTCAAGCCTACTCGTCAAACTTCTCCTCGCAATTGGAGTTCCACTACAGATTGTTACAGTTGCAATAGCAGTTCTCATAGGAGATGCAGGAATGACAGTAGGCGTAACAGGCAACGCAATGAGACTTTCACGAATCGAGGCCGAATAA
- a CDS encoding ArsR/SmtB family transcription factor, which translates to MYREGLEETAEIFQALSSENRLKILLSLSEGEKCVHELTEQLEMTNSNISHHLRKLNDRRIVEKRKDGKHRYYSMNDKHIEEIIESGVDHANE; encoded by the coding sequence ATGTATCGGGAAGGTCTTGAAGAAACCGCAGAAATATTTCAGGCACTATCCAGCGAGAACAGGCTGAAAATACTGCTCAGTCTTTCGGAAGGAGAAAAATGTGTCCACGAGTTGACGGAACAGTTGGAGATGACCAACTCCAACATCTCCCATCACTTGAGAAAACTGAATGACAGGAGAATCGTGGAAAAGAGGAAGGACGGGAAGCACCGATACTACAGTATGAACGACAAACACATCGAAGAGATAATCGAGTCAGGTGTAGATCACGCAAATGAGTGA
- a CDS encoding PadR family transcriptional regulator, giving the protein MEEIDLSNVNRLYTVLLLESGEKHGYQLIKDIERITGKKPTTSHIYPFLEKLTEKGVATMEEKGDRGKKVYQLTEDGEDLVREQLDAFGEILNAAIQGEIEECENCGCEIYSGGHEENGKIYCCKHCAASE; this is encoded by the coding sequence ATGGAAGAAATCGATTTATCAAATGTAAACCGGCTCTACACAGTCTTACTACTCGAATCAGGAGAAAAACACGGCTATCAGCTAATCAAAGACATAGAAAGAATTACGGGCAAGAAACCGACAACCTCCCACATCTACCCTTTTCTGGAAAAACTAACGGAGAAGGGAGTCGCTACGATGGAAGAGAAAGGAGATCGGGGCAAGAAGGTCTACCAGTTGACAGAAGATGGAGAAGACTTGGTGAGGGAACAGCTGGATGCATTCGGAGAAATTCTTAACGCCGCAATCCAGGGCGAGATAGAAGAATGTGAGAACTGTGGTTGTGAGATCTACAGCGGCGGCCACGAAGAAAACGGGAAAATATACTGCTGTAAGCACTGTGCGGCCTCAGAATGA
- a CDS encoding DUF305 domain-containing protein, translated as MDQKNSNLRNKILSWISANRTKILIAFGILVFLGLFVANNTYDDNKSVSSSEFNRADVMFMNMMIIHHDQAIEMAELAPNRTDNENILELSRNISKAQRAENEQMAEWLRELGYQRPRNGHRMAGMASQEQMQRLENSSGREFDRLFSELMITHHRGGIQMAQSFIQRGRNPELIEMEKGMVRAQTEEIEKMKEWRSNWTE; from the coding sequence ATGGATCAGAAAAACTCAAATCTTAGGAATAAAATTCTCTCTTGGATATCGGCTAATAGAACAAAAATTCTGATCGCGTTCGGAATACTAGTTTTTCTCGGATTATTTGTCGCCAACAATACCTATGATGACAACAAATCTGTAAGCTCATCTGAATTCAACCGAGCCGATGTTATGTTCATGAACATGATGATCATCCACCATGATCAGGCTATCGAAATGGCGGAGCTAGCACCTAATAGAACAGATAACGAGAATATTCTCGAACTTTCAAGAAATATTTCCAAGGCTCAGAGAGCAGAGAATGAACAGATGGCGGAATGGCTGAGAGAACTCGGCTACCAGAGGCCTAGAAACGGGCATCGAATGGCTGGAATGGCATCACAGGAACAGATGCAGAGACTGGAAAACAGTAGCGGTAGAGAGTTTGACCGATTGTTCTCAGAATTAATGATTACACATCATAGAGGCGGTATCCAGATGGCGCAGAGCTTTATTCAGAGAGGCAGGAACCCTGAACTTATAGAAATGGAGAAAGGAATGGTTAGGGCTCAGACGGAGGAGATTGAGAAGATGAAGGAGTGGAGAAGTAACTGGACTGAGTAA
- a CDS encoding DsbA family protein: MNDKISFDLSIKNAVAVSFIAGILLGIVVGGAGALTLQKSPQTMESTSTDNPSPSPTTGDTQQDSKDGGNTVSVADLTWEDDPVLGSEDAEVTLVWFSDLNCMYCRRFAQNTFPQIRENYVSQGDVRVVKKDFITMGENSVTLAKASQAAWQLVGEDNPEVFWTWSDTISENQPERKRNSKNVTEDIISTTQEVDGIDAEQLREKMKEISEEEINQDIQEGKQRGISGTPGFLIFRTGSDEAKQMTGAQPYSSFESEINKLLEN, from the coding sequence ATGAACGATAAAATTTCATTCGATCTCTCGATAAAAAATGCGGTAGCAGTAAGCTTCATAGCCGGAATCCTTCTAGGAATAGTTGTCGGAGGTGCAGGAGCATTAACTCTTCAAAAAAGCCCACAGACAATGGAATCCACTTCTACAGATAATCCTTCGCCCAGCCCAACAACAGGCGACACACAGCAGGACAGCAAGGATGGAGGAAACACTGTCTCTGTTGCCGACTTGACATGGGAGGATGATCCGGTATTAGGTAGCGAGGATGCAGAAGTTACCCTTGTATGGTTCAGCGACCTGAACTGTATGTACTGTCGGCGTTTCGCCCAGAACACATTCCCACAGATCAGAGAAAACTATGTAAGCCAGGGAGATGTCCGAGTAGTGAAAAAAGATTTCATCACGATGGGAGAAAACTCTGTAACACTGGCAAAAGCCTCGCAAGCCGCATGGCAGCTAGTCGGAGAAGACAATCCAGAAGTATTCTGGACCTGGTCGGACACGATCTCAGAAAACCAGCCTGAGAGAAAGAGAAACTCCAAGAATGTAACAGAAGACATAATCTCTACAACTCAAGAAGTTGATGGGATTGACGCAGAACAGCTTCGTGAGAAGATGAAAGAGATTAGTGAAGAAGAAATAAACCAGGACATTCAGGAAGGTAAACAGAGAGGGATTTCCGGTACACCAGGATTCCTGATCTTCAGGACAGGATCTGATGAAGCCAAGCAGATGACAGGCGCACAACCCTACAGCAGCTTCGAATCCGAGATCAACAAACTCCTAGAGAACTAG
- a CDS encoding DUF302 domain-containing protein: protein MSEYGITAEVEYSYSEAIEKTKEVLADHGFGVLSEIEVSEKLREKLDVDFDDYMILGACNPEKAYQGLKEEQELGLLLPCNVIVYRENGKTFVSAIKASKALEVAGNEDLEPIAEEVEKDLKKVINEVKQ, encoded by the coding sequence ATGAGCGAATACGGAATAACCGCCGAAGTTGAATACAGCTACTCTGAAGCCATAGAAAAGACGAAAGAAGTTCTCGCAGACCATGGCTTCGGAGTCCTATCAGAGATAGAAGTATCCGAAAAACTCAGGGAAAAGCTGGATGTAGATTTCGACGACTACATGATACTCGGAGCATGTAACCCGGAAAAAGCTTATCAAGGCTTAAAGGAAGAGCAGGAACTCGGACTTTTACTGCCCTGTAATGTAATAGTGTACCGAGAAAACGGTAAAACTTTTGTATCGGCGATAAAGGCTTCAAAAGCACTTGAAGTAGCCGGAAATGAAGATCTGGAGCCGATAGCCGAAGAAGTTGAAAAAGACCTAAAGAAAGTCATAAATGAGGTAAAACAATAA
- a CDS encoding copper-translocating P-type ATPase: MEHDHDDEDSDHDSGHGHKHHEEMFKRKFFISTLLSIPVLYFSTFVSGLLGYTPPTFTGSNLIVPVFSIIIFAYGGLPFLKMAKSEFEDRQPGMMMLISLAITVAFVYSMAALVLPTESSFFWELVTLIDIMLLGHWIEMRSVRQASGALDELAQLMPDTTERINEDGTVEEVKVSELEEGDKVLVRPGASIPADGVVVEGESDVNESMITGESKPVSKEPGDEVIGGTVNKEGSLRVEITATGDETALSGIMKMVEEAQESKSKTQLLADKAAGWLFYIALGSGAITAVAWMIAVGFNVTVIERVVTVLVIACPHALGLAIPLVVAINTSMAAKNGILVRDRIAMEESRKLDTIMFDKTGTLTKGEMGVVEIETDGIEEDEALTLLASVESDSEHIIAEAIRNSAEERNLSIHDADNFEAIKGKGVKADVKGETLYVGGPNLAKSEGFKISDKLNQFAEDAAENAETAIYLFRDGEAVAAVGLADVIREESREAIEKLHDRGIEVAMLTGDSEEVAEAVAKELNIDTYFAEVLPEDKDKKVQELQDQDKKVAMVGDGVNDAPALTRADVGIAIGSGTDVAVESADIILVQNNPLDVVKLLNLSDLSYSKMKQNLFWATGYNAFAIPLAAGVAAPIGIILSPAVGAVVMSLSTVIVAINAQLMKRKAV; encoded by the coding sequence ATGGAACACGACCACGACGACGAAGACTCAGACCATGACTCAGGTCACGGACACAAACATCACGAAGAAATGTTCAAAAGAAAATTCTTCATCTCAACACTGCTATCAATACCGGTACTGTACTTCTCCACTTTTGTCTCAGGTCTACTTGGATATACTCCTCCGACATTTACCGGCAGTAACTTAATTGTGCCTGTCTTTTCAATCATAATTTTCGCATATGGAGGGCTGCCGTTCCTGAAGATGGCAAAGTCGGAGTTTGAAGACCGTCAACCAGGAATGATGATGCTGATCTCACTCGCCATAACTGTCGCCTTTGTCTACAGTATGGCAGCTCTCGTCTTACCTACAGAATCAAGCTTCTTCTGGGAGCTCGTAACCTTGATCGACATCATGCTGCTCGGCCACTGGATAGAAATGCGTAGTGTTCGCCAGGCATCAGGAGCACTAGACGAACTAGCACAGCTCATGCCAGACACTACAGAAAGAATAAACGAGGACGGAACAGTCGAGGAAGTCAAGGTCTCCGAACTAGAAGAAGGCGACAAAGTTCTTGTCAGACCTGGGGCATCAATTCCAGCTGACGGAGTTGTAGTCGAAGGAGAATCAGATGTCAACGAGTCCATGATCACAGGAGAATCCAAACCTGTCAGCAAAGAGCCAGGGGACGAAGTGATCGGCGGCACAGTAAACAAGGAAGGAAGCCTGAGAGTAGAAATCACTGCTACAGGAGACGAAACCGCACTATCCGGCATCATGAAAATGGTTGAAGAAGCACAGGAATCAAAGTCGAAGACGCAGCTTCTCGCTGATAAGGCGGCCGGATGGCTTTTCTATATAGCACTGGGTTCAGGAGCCATTACTGCAGTAGCTTGGATGATAGCTGTAGGGTTTAACGTAACTGTAATTGAGAGAGTTGTAACTGTACTGGTTATTGCCTGCCCTCACGCCCTCGGTCTGGCGATACCTCTAGTAGTAGCGATTAACACTTCGATGGCTGCAAAGAACGGAATTTTAGTTAGAGACCGTATCGCTATGGAGGAATCTCGAAAGCTTGATACAATCATGTTCGACAAGACCGGAACCCTGACAAAGGGAGAGATGGGCGTTGTAGAGATCGAGACAGACGGAATAGAAGAAGACGAAGCACTTACACTGCTCGCATCAGTAGAATCAGACTCCGAACACATAATCGCTGAAGCAATCAGAAACTCAGCAGAAGAAAGAAACCTCAGCATCCATGACGCTGATAACTTCGAAGCAATCAAAGGAAAAGGTGTCAAAGCCGATGTAAAAGGAGAAACTCTCTATGTCGGAGGCCCTAACCTAGCAAAGTCAGAAGGGTTCAAGATCTCCGACAAACTGAACCAGTTTGCTGAAGACGCAGCAGAAAACGCAGAAACAGCAATCTACCTGTTTAGAGACGGAGAAGCAGTAGCAGCAGTAGGACTAGCAGATGTAATCAGAGAAGAAAGCCGTGAAGCCATCGAAAAACTCCACGACAGAGGTATCGAAGTAGCGATGCTGACAGGAGACTCAGAAGAAGTAGCAGAAGCAGTCGCCAAAGAACTCAACATCGACACCTACTTCGCAGAAGTCCTGCCCGAAGACAAAGACAAGAAAGTCCAAGAACTACAAGACCAAGACAAAAAAGTAGCTATGGTCGGTGACGGCGTCAACGACGCACCGGCACTCACAAGAGCCGATGTAGGTATCGCAATCGGTAGCGGAACAGATGTAGCAGTCGAATCAGCGGATATTATACTCGTGCAGAACAATCCACTGGATGTTGTCAAACTGTTGAATCTCAGCGATCTAAGCTACAGCAAGATGAAACAGAACCTGTTCTGGGCCACAGGATACAACGCCTTCGCAATACCACTAGCAGCTGGAGTCGCAGCACCAATAGGAATAATCCTATCACCAGCAGTAGGAGCAGTAGTGATGTCACTTTCCACAGTAATAGTAGCCATCAACGCACAACTGATGAAAAGAAAAGCAGTCTAA